A window from Halomicrobium urmianum encodes these proteins:
- a CDS encoding SDR family NAD(P)-dependent oxidoreductase, whose protein sequence is MVGHTAYDYSGESAIVTGSTKGIGRGIAEGLADAGANVIVNSRTEEDVTAVAADLDERSEGDVIGITADMANPEEIDHLVESAIDAFGEIDLLVNNAAVWPREASLVESSIEDWDFAMNVNVRAQYYASKLVAVHMIEEGIEGAIVNHTSQTGDRRTGRRGLYGVSKTSINGLTWRMAHELAEHGIRMNAISTDLTETYQVRREAEMAAEDDPDRTVGDVLDEWGAARPLGRMGQPEDLANAVMYLASDKASYVVGTILRVSGGGNLE, encoded by the coding sequence ATGGTCGGCCACACCGCTTACGACTATAGCGGCGAATCGGCAATCGTAACGGGTTCGACGAAAGGGATCGGTCGCGGCATCGCCGAAGGACTCGCCGACGCGGGCGCGAACGTGATCGTCAACTCCCGGACCGAGGAGGACGTGACGGCGGTCGCCGCGGACCTCGACGAGCGCAGCGAGGGCGACGTGATCGGCATCACCGCCGACATGGCCAACCCCGAGGAGATCGATCACCTCGTCGAGTCCGCGATCGACGCGTTCGGCGAGATCGACCTGCTCGTGAACAATGCGGCCGTCTGGCCCCGCGAGGCGTCGCTGGTCGAGTCCTCGATCGAGGACTGGGACTTCGCGATGAACGTGAACGTCCGTGCCCAGTACTACGCCTCGAAACTCGTCGCAGTCCACATGATCGAGGAGGGGATCGAGGGAGCCATCGTCAACCACACGAGCCAGACTGGTGACCGCCGGACCGGTCGACGCGGCCTCTACGGCGTCTCGAAGACGTCGATCAACGGCCTCACCTGGCGGATGGCCCACGAACTCGCCGAACACGGCATCCGGATGAACGCCATCTCGACGGACCTCACCGAGACCTATCAGGTGCGGCGCGAGGCGGAGATGGCCGCAGAGGACGACCCCGACAGGACGGTCGGGGACGTGCTCGACGAGTGGGGTGCGGCCCGCCCGCTCGGTCGAATGGGCCAGCCCGAAGACCTCGCGAACGCAGTCATGTACCTCGCCAGCGACAAGGCGTCCTACGTCGTCGGGACGATACTGCGAGTCAGCGGCGGCGGCAACCTGGAGTGA
- a CDS encoding alpha-L-fucosidase, which yields MTITVPDYLDGYEQQYDEHPRQAAREWFADANYGLFLHYGLYSLLGNHEWVQYHERIEPADYARLQHHFTAEGFDAEAIVEFASDCGMNYVNLTARHHEGFCLFDSDYTTYKSTEAPAGRDLVAELAEACQDAGLGLFLYYSHGYDWHHPHAPNRDEWGDPVRPAYDEQPGCYADSGHDLDVYLDYVESQIEELLTGYGPIAGIWLDPSYLPQRDPAAFADAFRLEALYEVIRDCQPQTLISYKEGVTGTEDFVTPEHETAESDVLGEVCTTMIPGEQYRDEMAGQWGYGGDGDESQQQVSTSWGYAKAAEGMHRDADEVWRKLEATLSDDYNLLLNVGPLPDGRLEPEDVETLRSVGDRIEREGFPA from the coding sequence GTGACTATCACGGTTCCAGATTACCTCGACGGATACGAACAGCAGTACGACGAGCACCCACGGCAGGCCGCACGTGAGTGGTTCGCCGACGCGAACTACGGCCTGTTCCTCCACTACGGCCTGTACTCTCTCCTGGGTAACCACGAGTGGGTCCAGTACCACGAGCGAATCGAACCCGCCGACTACGCCCGGCTCCAGCACCACTTCACCGCCGAGGGCTTCGACGCCGAGGCGATCGTCGAATTCGCCAGCGACTGCGGAATGAACTACGTCAACCTCACGGCGCGCCACCACGAGGGTTTCTGTCTCTTCGACAGCGACTACACGACGTACAAATCGACGGAAGCGCCGGCCGGTCGGGACCTGGTGGCTGAACTGGCCGAGGCCTGTCAGGACGCGGGGCTTGGCCTCTTCCTGTACTACTCGCACGGGTACGACTGGCACCATCCCCACGCCCCCAACCGGGACGAGTGGGGCGATCCAGTACGGCCGGCCTACGACGAACAGCCCGGCTGTTACGCAGATTCGGGACACGATCTGGACGTCTACCTCGACTACGTCGAATCACAGATCGAGGAACTGCTCACCGGCTACGGTCCGATCGCCGGAATCTGGCTCGATCCGTCGTATCTCCCGCAGCGAGATCCAGCGGCCTTCGCCGACGCCTTCCGGCTTGAAGCGCTCTACGAGGTCATCCGCGACTGTCAACCACAGACTCTGATCAGCTACAAGGAGGGCGTCACCGGTACGGAGGACTTCGTCACGCCCGAACACGAGACCGCCGAGTCCGACGTGCTCGGCGAGGTCTGTACGACGATGATCCCCGGAGAACAGTATCGGGACGAGATGGCGGGGCAGTGGGGCTACGGCGGCGACGGTGACGAGAGCCAGCAGCAGGTCTCTACGTCGTGGGGATACGCGAAAGCGGCCGAGGGGATGCACCGCGACGCCGACGAGGTGTGGCGGAAGCTCGAAGCGACCCTCTCTGACGACTACAACCTCCTCCTCAACGTCGGCCCGCTCCCGGACGGGCGACTGGAGCCGGAGGATGTCGAGACGCTCCGCTCGGTCGGTGACCGGATCGAACGCGAGGGGTTCCCCGCCTGA